A DNA window from Flammeovirga agarivorans contains the following coding sequences:
- a CDS encoding AAA domain-containing protein encodes MDIKEHFKLLIELLDIERKEDLHQYKLLMSDTSLEERKKKGICWYPVQLDRLTYDNSDRIIIKLSREQQQNQSHSFSTGKSVSLFSEAGSNEEAKTNTKAVVNYVRDGEMTITLNDDDEPEWIHDGKLGVQLLFDESSYKEMDRALNICLTSEDPQLNKMKEILLGVKQANFNKIHEFEVPRLNSSQNEALMKVISSDEVAIIHGPPGTGKTTTLVECVKQNLKTTSQILVCAPSNAAVDLLTEKMAEEGINVLRLGHPARVDESIVHQTIDFKATKHMRYKELKAIKQQEVMLRDAAKKFKRNFGPDQKRERKKLYVEANQLRKEIRGLSEYISKDILEKAQVITCTLVGSTTQLLRGRRFETVYIDEAAQALEAATWIPILKADRVILAGDHQQLPPTIKSMDAARKGMDITLFEHIIQNKDVDVMLKEQYRMNELIMNFSSQHFYHDELIANDVVKEWKIFNDDFPVEFIDTAGTGYQEEVEKESLSTYNKEEAALLLKHFEHYLVELGDEINQVSSIGIIAPYSAQVKRLKWLFKSSSIPKEVMEKISINTVDSFQGQERDIIYISLVRSNDDGEIGFLSNTRRMNVAMTRAKKKLVMIGDSGTITRNKFFSKMFDYVNEIGAYRSAFEYLYD; translated from the coding sequence ATGGATATCAAAGAACATTTCAAACTTCTTATAGAACTACTTGATATAGAGCGTAAAGAAGACCTACATCAATACAAACTTCTTATGAGTGACACCTCACTGGAGGAAAGAAAGAAAAAAGGAATATGTTGGTATCCGGTACAATTAGATAGACTTACCTACGATAATAGTGATCGAATTATCATTAAACTTTCAAGAGAACAACAGCAGAATCAATCACACAGTTTTTCTACTGGCAAAAGTGTGAGTTTATTTTCTGAAGCAGGTTCCAATGAAGAAGCTAAGACCAATACTAAAGCGGTTGTCAATTATGTACGAGATGGGGAAATGACCATCACACTCAATGATGACGACGAACCAGAATGGATTCATGATGGGAAGCTAGGAGTACAATTATTATTTGATGAATCGTCCTACAAAGAAATGGATAGAGCGTTGAATATATGCCTTACTTCGGAAGACCCTCAACTAAATAAAATGAAAGAGATTCTGTTGGGTGTAAAACAAGCAAATTTTAATAAGATACATGAATTTGAGGTACCAAGATTAAACAGTAGTCAGAATGAAGCCTTAATGAAGGTCATCTCCTCAGATGAAGTTGCGATTATCCATGGCCCTCCGGGCACCGGTAAAACAACGACTCTAGTTGAATGTGTAAAACAAAACCTTAAGACTACTTCTCAAATATTAGTTTGTGCACCTAGTAATGCTGCGGTGGATTTACTAACAGAAAAGATGGCTGAAGAGGGAATCAATGTTTTACGTTTAGGTCACCCTGCCAGAGTTGATGAAAGTATCGTTCACCAAACGATTGATTTCAAGGCTACAAAACATATGAGATATAAAGAACTGAAAGCGATCAAACAACAAGAAGTGATGTTGAGAGATGCAGCCAAAAAGTTCAAAAGGAACTTTGGACCTGACCAAAAAAGGGAAAGGAAAAAGTTGTATGTTGAAGCCAATCAGTTAAGAAAAGAAATAAGAGGTTTGTCAGAATATATTTCAAAGGACATCCTTGAAAAAGCTCAAGTGATCACTTGTACTTTAGTAGGGTCAACAACTCAATTATTAAGAGGTAGAAGATTTGAAACAGTATATATCGATGAAGCTGCTCAAGCGTTAGAAGCTGCTACATGGATCCCTATTTTAAAAGCGGATCGAGTGATTCTTGCAGGAGACCACCAACAACTTCCACCAACGATAAAATCTATGGATGCAGCTCGTAAAGGAATGGACATTACCCTTTTCGAACATATCATTCAAAATAAAGATGTTGATGTGATGTTAAAAGAGCAATATAGGATGAATGAACTCATTATGAATTTCTCCTCACAACACTTTTATCATGATGAACTTATTGCAAACGATGTAGTCAAAGAATGGAAAATTTTCAATGATGATTTCCCTGTCGAATTCATCGATACAGCAGGAACTGGCTATCAAGAAGAGGTCGAAAAAGAGTCTTTGAGTACCTACAATAAGGAAGAAGCAGCTTTACTTTTAAAGCATTTTGAACATTATCTTGTTGAACTAGGTGATGAAATCAACCAAGTATCATCTATTGGTATTATTGCCCCATATTCAGCACAGGTTAAACGACTGAAATGGCTGTTCAAATCTTCATCTATTCCAAAAGAAGTCATGGAGAAAATATCCATTAATACCGTAGATTCTTTTCAAGGTCAAGAAAGAGATATCATTTATATCAGTTTAGTTCGCTCTAATGATGATGGAGAAATCGGCTTTCTATCTAATACTAGAAGAATGAACGTTGCCATGACAAGAGCTAAAAAGAAATTAGTGATGATTGGTGATTCTGGGACTATCACAAGAAATAAGTTCTTCTCAAAAATGTTTGATTATGTCAATGAAATTGGGGCATACAGAAGTGCATTCGAATATCTTTATGATTAA